The following coding sequences lie in one Arachis ipaensis cultivar K30076 chromosome B05, Araip1.1, whole genome shotgun sequence genomic window:
- the LOC107643967 gene encoding cytochrome P450 82A3, with protein MDLVVAIGILSLTILLCFLLFHCSKVCPMKEPPLVAGALPILGHLLLFHGSQPLHITLGAMADKYGPLFTIKLGSTKIVVLSNSEMAKECFTKNDKAASSRPKLIAIENLSYNQAMFGFASYDLYWREMRKIVTSELLSNRRMELLRDVRVSEVQASTKELLGVWSTKKDESGYVLVDIKQWFAELTFNMVLRMIAGKRFFGVMKSESEEKAQRCVKCVKDLLRLFGVFTVGDAIPSLRWLDIGGHEKAMKEIAKELDKILTEWLDEHLQMMDLGKKDANEQDFIDVLLSVVSDAKIDTFDADTIIKATILNMIIGATETTSITMTWAMCLLLKNPHTLENAKEELEKEIGKERCVSESDTNKLIYLQAIIKETLRLYPPAPLTATHEFSENCTLGGYHIEKGTQLIANLWKINNDPCVWSNHLDFTPEKFLTTHKDVDVKGHHFELLPFGSGRRVCPGISFGLQMIHFILANFLHSFEISNPYNEPVDMSGTIGLVHAKATPLKIMVKPRLSPNCYETM; from the exons ATGGATTTAGTCGTTGCAATCGGAATCCTCTCTCTTACCATCTTACTctgttttcttttgtttcattGCTCAAAAGTTTGTCCCATGAAAGAACCTCCCCTGGTGGCTGGTGCATTGCCTATACTTGGCCACCTTCTACTCTTCCATGGTTCACAGCCACTCCACATAACTTTAGGAGCCATGGCCGACAAATACGGACCGCTTTTCACCATCAAGCTTGGTTCCACAAAGATTGTAGTACTAAGCAACTCCGAAATGGCTAAAGAATGCTTCACCAAGAATGACAAGGCTGCTTCCTCTCGCCCCAAACTCATTGCAATTGAAAATCTATCCTACAACCAAGCCATGTTCGGCTTCGCTTCATACGATCTATATTGGCGCGAAATGCGCAAGATTGTTACCTCAGAACTTCTCTCAAACCGCCGCATGGAGCTTCTACGTGACGTTCGTGTCTCCGAAGTTCAAGCTTCAACGAAGGAGCTCCTTGGCGTTTGGTCCACTAAGAAGGATGAGTCTGGCTACGTGTTGGTGGACATAAAGCAATGGTTCGCAGAATTGACGTTCAACATGGTTCTTAGAATGATTGCTGGGAAGAGATTCTTTGGCGTAATGAAGTCGGAGAGTGAGGAAAAGGCACAAAGGTGTGTGAAATGTGTTAAGGATTTGTTGCGTTTGTTTGGAGTGTTCACTGTTGGAGATGCTATTCCTTCTCTAAGGTGGTTGGATATTGGGGGTCATGAGAAGGCCATGAAAGAAATTGCCAAGGAACTCGACAAG ATTTTGACTGAATGGTTAGATGAGCATCTCCAAATGATGGATTTGGGTAAAAAGGATGCAAATGAACAAGACTTCATTGATGTCTTGCTTTCAGTGGTTTCTGATGCAAAGATTGATACTTTTGATGCTGATACCATAATCAAAGCCACAATATTG AATATGATTATAGGAGCAACCGAAACAACTTCAATTACCATGACATGGGCAATGTGTCTGCTACTGAAAAATCCTCATACATTGGAAAATGCAAAAGAAGAACTTGAGAAGGAAATAGGAAAAGAGAGATGTGTAAGTGAGTCAGATACAAATAAATTAATATATCTTCAAGCCATAATCAAGGAGACATTAAGATTGTATCCACCCGCTCCTCTTACAGCAACTCATGAATTTTCAGAAAATTGCACTTTAGGTGGGTACCATATCGAAAAGGGAACTCAGCTAATTGCAAATCTTTGGAAAATCAACAACGACCCTTGTGTTTGGTCAAATCACTTAGACTTCACGCCAGAAAAATTTCTCACAACTCACAAAGATGTCGATGTTAAGGGTCATCATTTTGAGTTGTTACCTTTTGGAAGTGGTAGAAGGGTTTGTCCTGGAATTTCCTTTGGCCTTCAAATGATTCACTTTATCTTGGCTAACTTTCTGCATTCCTTTGAAATATCAAATCCATATAATGAACCTGTTGATATGAGTGGAACTATTGGATTGGTCCATGCTAAAGCTACCCCACTAAAGATTATGGTTAAGCCACGTTTATCTCCCAACTGCTATGAAACCATGTAG